In Asticcacaulis sp. SL142, the sequence CGCCATTCTGACCGCAGATTATGTGATCGACATGGGTCCTGCGGCTGGCGTTCACGGCGGTGAAATCGTGGCGCAAGGCACGCCCAACGACATTAAGGCTAATCCGAACTCTCTAACCGGGCAGTACCTGACGGGTAAACGCGAGATTCCGGTGCCGCTGGATCGGCGTCCGATCAACAAAAAGAAGATGCTCAAAGTCATCGGCGCGCGCGGCAACAACCTGAAAAACGTCACGGGTGAAATTCCGGTGGGCGTCATGACCTGCATCACCGGTGTGTCGGGTGGCGGCAAATCGACCTTTACGCTGGAAACCCTGCACAAGGCCGCCGCGCGACGCCTCAACAACGCCTCCGCCAACCCGGCCATCCACGATAAGATCGAAGGTTTGGAATTTTTCGATAAGGTTGTGGAAATCGATCAGTCCCCCATCGGTCGCACCCCACGCTCCAACCCGGCGACCTATACCGGCGCGTTTGGCCCGATCCGCGATTGGTATGCAGGCCTGCCCGAAAGCAAGGCTCGCGGCTATGGCCCCGGCCGCTTCTCGTTCAACGTCAAGGGCGGGCGCTGCGAAGCCTGTTCGGGCGACGGTTTGATCAAGATCGAGATGCACTTCCTGCCCGATGTCTATGTCACCTGCGATGTTTGCAAGGGCAAGCGTTATAACCGTGAAACACTAGAAATATCGTTCAAAGACAGTTCAATAGCCGATGTTCTTGATATGACAGTTGAAGAAGGCGCCGGAGCCTTCAAGGCCGTACCGACCATCCGCGACAAGCTGGAAACCCTGAAACGCGTCGGTCTCGGCTACATCAAGATCGGCCAGCAAGCGACGACCCTGTCCGGTGGGGAGGCTCAGCGTGTCAAGTTGTCCAAGGAACTGTCCAAACGCGCCACGGGTAAGACGCTTTACATCCTTGATGAGCCGACCACGGGCCTGCATTTCGAGGATACCCGTAAACTGCTTGAAGTGCTGCATGAACTGACCGACAGCGGCAATACCACTATCGTCATCGAACACAATCTTGATGTCATCAAAACGGCAGACTGGATTTTGGACTTCGGCCCCGAAGGCGGTGACGGCGGCGGTGAGATCGTTGCCTTTGGCTCCCCCGAAGCCGTGGCGGAAAATCCGAAATCGTGGACCGGACGCTACCTTAAGGATCTTTTGGCGCGACATAAGGAACGCAGACGGGCTTAATCTAAATTAACCATTATCGGCGCATGGTGAACCTGATTGAGATTAAGGATTCTCCCATGCGCTGCGCCCAACTTCGTTCGCTGACCTTAGCTGGACTTATGCTGCTCGCCCTATCGGGATGTAGCGGCGGCGAAAAATCCGTAAAGTCGGACGACGCGCATGGCGATAGTCACGGTGACGCCCATGGTCAGGCTGATGCTCATGGCGGCGCTGGTGGCGCGAAACTTACGCATTGGGCCTATAGCGGCGATGAAGGCCCGTCGCACTGGGGCCAACTGGGCGGGGACGCGGCGACCTGTGCCAGTGGCGCACGCCAATCTCCGATCGACCTGACCGGAAATGGCCGCCCCCAAATGTCAAAAATCACGCTGGATTACCTGTCCTCAGCGGCGACCATCCAAAACGATGGCCACAGCATCAAGGTGGTGCCGTCCAAGGGGGGCGGACTGATCGCCCATGGTACGCCTTATAACCTGAAGCAAATACATTTTCACAGCCCCAGCGAGCACACTATCAATGGCCGTCGCGCCGCACTGGAAAGCCATTTTGTTCACCAAAATGCCAAAGGCGAATATCTGGTGGTCGGGGTCCTGTCCAATGTCGGGGTCGCCGATCCCATGTTGGCCCCCATCTGGACTTACCTGCCTAGCGATCAGACGGCACCGGCCGCCATTCCGGATCTGCTGATCAATGCGCGCGACCTCATGCCCGCGGCTGAGGAGTTTTTTGTCTATTCCGGCTCGCTTACCGTACCGCCTTGCTCAGAGGGCGTAACTTGGATGGTGTTCTCTGCGCCTTTAAGCGTATCTCCCGAACAGGTCAGCGCTTATGAGACTCTGCTGGGATCAACGGCCCGCCCCATTCAGGCTCGTAAAGACCGTGACCTTTTAAGCGTAATCAGCGCGGGCTGACACCCGATACTTGCCGCGTTGTACGGGCCTGATCGCGCAGGGTTAGAAACAGACGGCTTTGGGCCGCCGCGATCATAAGTTCACGCAAAAAGGCCGAAATCGCTGTCACGGTCACTACGACCGTAAAAAATGGCATGAAGGGTAACAGGTCAGTTAAGGTTTTAACTTCAAGGCCTTGCTTAAACAGCTTAAACTGTTCAATCAGCGACATATTCAAGCCAATGGCGGATATCGCGTGAGCTGCCGTTACGCAGATCAGCACCAGCACGTAGGTGAAGATATAGACCACCAGTATCGACCAGAGATACCGACGCGTCAGCAGAAACGACCCAATAAAATTAATGCGCCGCTGGTAGAAGGTATCCATGGACGCCAAAGATAAGCGCAACTTAAGCCAGATCACGCCCAGGGCCTGCAGCACGGCTGTCAGCAATATGATCCCGAAGGTCGCAAAATTGCGCCCGATGTGCAACTCAAGCACGGTGTTGGCAACCCAGGCCACACCCGCCACCACCAGAAACAGCGACACGGATAGAACCATGATCAGCAAAAATTTGAGGACGTAAAACGCCATCAGTCGAACCTCATCCGGCCCGAAGGTCAAGGTGGCGGCACGAGGGTTCCCAAGAGCTATCTGCGCCCGATAAATGGCACACTTCACGATCAGGTGGGTCAGGCCGATCAAGATGCCGCACACACTCACGGCCATCAATGTGGTGTATATCAGACCTGACAAAAGTTGGGGCTGGCTGCGCAAAGCCTGCCAGAAGGCCAGCCAATGTTCCGCAAACGCGAACACTGTAAAGCCATAAGCCACGCCATAGCCAACAAACATCACCAGAAGCCATTTTATCGCGGTCAGAGGGCGGTCGCGTAACAGTCTAAGGCCATCAAACGCGATCTCTTCGGATAATTCCGTACGCACACGCCCCCCTGTTACACACGCTGGTGAACCTTACGCCACCCTGCACGCATGTTGCTCAGGCGGGGTCAGTCTGTCGCGTCTATACCCCAATTCCGTGTCATTTTTTTTAGAATGTTGTCAGGTGGTTGTTCGCGCTGGTTTAAGTGATTTGTAGGCTGCGGCCTGCGCCCCAATCAACAAGGCCGACAATAACGGAGCCCTCAAAGCACTCATGATCATGTAGCCAGCGACAACCGGATTAGCCAAGCTTTCAAGGCGCGACAGATCAAAGGTTTGACGCATATCCGCGCCGCCCATATCGAGCCCCAGAAACGGCACAGCCAGAGCTACAAAGATGATTTCACACAAAATCTGCACCAGCATGATCATGATGATGGTGACGACATAACCCACCAAAAGCTGCCAGAAATGCCCCTTGGTCAGTTTGAAACTGCCGATGAAATTCAACCGCTGCTCATCGAAGCTTTGCACCGGCACGAGCGACAAACGAATGACCAACCACAAATAAAATGCGACGGACACCAGCGCGCTGACAAAACCAAAGGTGATTGCGGGCGCCCCCATGGTCGCCTGAGTCAGGGCCACCAATATGCCGCCAATAATGATCAGTCCAATGGTAAAGACAATCGACACTACAAAGGCAAACACCAGCAACAGAAACGAAATCGCGATCTGACGCAGTTCATCCTTACCGAATTTCAGATAGCCGTAGCGGTCATCGCCTACGCCCAGAACCGCACGATAAACCGCGCACAGGACGATGGCGGAAAAAAACATTGAAACCAGAAAACCCGCGCCAAACGCTGGCGTCACCTTTTGCGCCAGATTGGCATATTCGGCGGCATGGTCTGTGACCACTCCAAAGCCAAATTTGTTATACATGTCCATAATGGCCATGAACTCAGGCCCGGCCATCAGGATCAATATGCCCGCCGAAATCACCTGAGATAATAACAGGACCGGCGCCCAGAAAAGGATCAGCTTGGGCCGCTCACGGATAATACGAAAGCCTTCGAATGCAAAATCAAGCGTTAGCGCCACTTCAGTCCACCTAAATCTGCCCCGACATGGGGCACGCGCACTCTATACACCGGGTCGCACCTTAATGCGAAGCCCGCAAATCCATAATCTGTTTATAGGCTGACGATAAAAATCCGACTGTGACCGGCAGGACAAACAACACCCCGACGACCGCATCAATCAATCGCGCCGACCAGTGGCCGCCAAACCCTTGAAGACCATAGGACAGAACCGCGAGAGGAAGGCAGATTACCCCATAGCCGAGTAACAGCTTGAACACCTGTCCCGATGATAAGTTCAGAGCATTGAGCGATATCATCTGCCGCCCTGCCACCGTTGCGGGCTGGTACAGGCTGAGTTTGAGGCACAATCCCCCAAGCACGCACAGAATTAATACGATCAGGGCCATGATCACCAACCCGGCCGCCTGCCCGCCTTTCAACTCCTGAAACAACCCTGCCGGACTGTTATAGGTCTCGGTCCCCAGACCCGACGCACTCATAATCACAGCCAGCACAAGGCTTAAGGTAATAAAGACCATCAGCCAGAACAAACCGACCAAAAGCGTCGCCCCGATCAGACGCCCACTCAGTCTTTGCAAACTGCAATCCACCAAACCCCAGACCTTCGGCGCGCGCATAGGCTCCAAAAATGGCCACGCGGTAAAGCGCGCCGATCGCGGCAAACTGCAACCCGACCGAGGCTAGTAGCAACACCGGATGCGCCGCCTGTGGCACGGCTCCGGACTGATAAAGGCCAAACACAATAAGCAACAAGCCGAGCGACAACCACGCTCTGGCTATGCCTGTCGGTACAAAACCGAACGCCGCCTTCAAAGCCGCTATAACCGAAAAAGCCGGTTTCACTGTCATGGATTACTGCCCGCCCCAATCACAACCTTGCCACCACTCATACCTGACCGTCTGCGTCTGGCAAGTGTCGGCACGCATCTACAAACCAAGCGGCTTTTTGTGACAAACATATTCGCTTGAAAAGCATATTTATCAAAGCCGGTCGCATTTGCTGAAAACACGGGCTATAGAGCCACACCAAGGGGCGGATCAACATTCATTCAGTGCATATATTATGACCGACATCAAACCCGTACATGTTATCGGCGGCG encodes:
- a CDS encoding carbonic anhydrase, with the protein product MRCAQLRSLTLAGLMLLALSGCSGGEKSVKSDDAHGDSHGDAHGQADAHGGAGGAKLTHWAYSGDEGPSHWGQLGGDAATCASGARQSPIDLTGNGRPQMSKITLDYLSSAATIQNDGHSIKVVPSKGGGLIAHGTPYNLKQIHFHSPSEHTINGRRAALESHFVHQNAKGEYLVVGVLSNVGVADPMLAPIWTYLPSDQTAPAAIPDLLINARDLMPAAEEFFVYSGSLTVPPCSEGVTWMVFSAPLSVSPEQVSAYETLLGSTARPIQARKDRDLLSVISAG